In Paractinoplanes brasiliensis, the following proteins share a genomic window:
- a CDS encoding electron transfer flavoprotein subunit alpha/FixB family protein, whose product MSTVLVLIHHDDGIIRKPSLELLTLARRLGEPAAVVHGGAGEALIDALGRYGVTTVYSITPPEPPSYRPMVEALALADLAASTAPAAVLVSSGPGGTEVAARVAVRLDAGIITGAVDVTTGPDGPVVTQSVFAGGWFTESRVRRGTPVITVRPNAVTAEPAPEPAHAAVRTVTAEPVSAAVPRVVASRAKAATGRPGLADATVVVAGGRGAGSAEGFAVIERLADALGGAVGASRAATDLTWCPHDLQIGQTGKTVAPQLYLAGGISGAIQHRAGMQGSRTIVAINKDPKAPIFQIADFGVVGDLHTVVPALIDEIRKRRG is encoded by the coding sequence GTGAGCACAGTCCTGGTCCTCATCCACCACGACGACGGAATCATTCGGAAGCCGAGCCTGGAACTGCTGACGCTGGCGCGCCGGCTCGGCGAACCCGCGGCCGTGGTGCACGGCGGCGCGGGCGAGGCGCTGATCGACGCGCTCGGCCGGTACGGCGTGACGACGGTGTACTCGATCACGCCGCCGGAGCCGCCGTCGTACCGGCCGATGGTCGAGGCGCTGGCGCTGGCCGACCTGGCCGCCAGCACCGCGCCGGCCGCCGTCCTGGTCAGCTCCGGTCCGGGCGGCACGGAGGTCGCCGCCCGCGTCGCGGTGCGCCTCGACGCCGGCATCATCACCGGCGCGGTCGACGTGACCACCGGCCCGGACGGCCCGGTGGTCACTCAGTCGGTGTTCGCCGGCGGCTGGTTCACGGAGAGCCGGGTCCGGCGCGGAACCCCGGTGATCACGGTGCGCCCGAACGCCGTCACCGCCGAGCCCGCGCCCGAGCCGGCCCACGCCGCCGTCCGGACAGTCACCGCCGAGCCGGTTTCCGCCGCGGTCCCCCGCGTGGTGGCGAGCCGGGCGAAGGCCGCCACCGGACGGCCCGGACTCGCCGACGCCACCGTCGTGGTCGCCGGTGGCCGTGGCGCCGGCTCCGCCGAGGGCTTCGCGGTGATCGAGCGCCTGGCCGACGCGCTGGGTGGCGCCGTCGGCGCTTCCCGGGCCGCCACCGACCTCACGTGGTGCCCGCACGACCTGCAGATCGGGCAGACCGGCAAGACCGTCGCCCCGCAGCTCTACCTGGCCGGCGGCATCTCCGGAGCGATCCAGCACCGGGCCGGCATGCAGGGGTCCCGGACCATCGTCGCGATCAACAAGGACCCGAAGGCGCCGATCTTCCAGATCGCCGACTTCGGCGTGGTGGGTGACCTGCACACCGTCGTACCGGCCCTGATCGACGAGATCCGGAAGCGCAGGGGCTGA
- a CDS encoding (Fe-S)-binding protein, producing MALRLGIGLVMTAVALFVAGRRIAMLHRLGRAAQPVEPGRTTGAAARLRAELIEVLGQRKLLTWTVPGVAHMLAFWGFLVLVLTVIEGYGALLQRDFHLPLIGTQPWLGFLEDVFILATLVSVVVFAAIRMRHSPAREGRRSRFFGSHLDAAWLVLFMIFNVVWSLLLYRGAQINTGHFPFPGGAFASEAAARLLEPLGATGNDVAETAGLLLALGILLLFLVIVVHSKHLHVFTAAGNIALSRRPRALGALLPVHSVGKPVDFEDPGEDDVIGRGSITDFTWKGLLDFATCTECGRCQSQCPAWNTGKPLSPKLLVMSLRDHALTAAPYLLATDRSRVDALASAAALTPLVGAEGVVHPDVLWSCTTCGACVEQCPVDIEHVDHVVDMRRYQVLMESSFPPEAGVLLRNLEHAGDPWGRGSGARTEWTAGLDFEVRTLNGDRIPDDLEYLFWVGCAGAFDDRAQRTSRAVAQLLHTAGVRFAVLGSGETCTGDPARRIGHELLFQQLAAQNVETLNGAGVRRIVATCAHCFNTLANEYPQLGGDYEVLHHTQLLARLVADGRLTPVTPVDATVTYHDPCYLGRHNRVFVPPRAILGDLPGVRLMEPEHTRERSFCCGAGGARMWLDETLGTRINETRTDELLATRPDIVAAACPYCVDMLADGVALRQEQDRDGGQVAVIDVAEVLLRSVSDPLLTNEPGRAQP from the coding sequence ATGGCTCTTCGACTCGGCATCGGACTGGTGATGACCGCGGTGGCGCTCTTCGTCGCCGGTCGGCGGATCGCCATGCTGCACCGGCTGGGCCGTGCCGCGCAGCCGGTGGAGCCGGGCCGGACCACCGGCGCGGCGGCCCGGCTACGCGCCGAGCTCATCGAGGTTCTCGGCCAGCGCAAGCTGCTGACCTGGACGGTTCCCGGGGTGGCGCACATGCTCGCGTTTTGGGGCTTCCTGGTGCTCGTGCTGACTGTCATTGAGGGGTACGGCGCGTTGCTCCAGCGGGACTTCCACCTGCCGCTGATCGGCACCCAGCCCTGGCTCGGCTTCCTGGAGGACGTGTTCATCCTCGCCACGCTGGTCTCGGTGGTGGTCTTCGCGGCGATCCGGATGCGGCACTCGCCGGCCCGTGAGGGCCGCCGCTCCCGGTTCTTCGGCTCCCATCTGGACGCCGCGTGGCTGGTCCTTTTCATGATCTTCAACGTGGTATGGAGCCTGCTGCTCTACCGCGGCGCCCAGATCAACACCGGTCACTTCCCGTTCCCGGGCGGTGCCTTCGCCTCCGAGGCGGCGGCCCGGCTGCTGGAGCCGCTCGGCGCCACCGGCAACGACGTCGCCGAGACCGCCGGCCTGCTGCTGGCGCTCGGCATACTGCTGCTGTTCCTGGTCATCGTGGTCCACTCCAAGCACCTGCACGTCTTCACCGCGGCCGGCAACATCGCGCTGAGCCGCCGGCCGCGCGCCCTGGGCGCCCTGCTGCCGGTGCACTCCGTCGGCAAGCCGGTCGACTTCGAGGACCCCGGCGAGGACGACGTGATCGGCCGCGGCTCGATCACCGACTTCACCTGGAAGGGCCTGCTCGACTTCGCCACCTGCACCGAGTGCGGGCGGTGCCAGTCGCAGTGCCCGGCCTGGAACACCGGCAAGCCGCTGTCACCGAAGTTGCTGGTGATGAGCCTGCGAGATCACGCGCTGACCGCGGCGCCGTACCTGCTCGCTACCGACCGGTCCCGGGTGGACGCGCTGGCGTCGGCCGCGGCGCTGACCCCGTTGGTCGGCGCCGAGGGTGTCGTCCACCCCGACGTGCTCTGGTCGTGCACCACCTGCGGCGCCTGCGTGGAACAGTGCCCGGTCGACATCGAACACGTCGACCATGTCGTCGACATGCGCCGCTACCAGGTGCTGATGGAGTCCAGCTTCCCGCCCGAGGCCGGGGTGCTGCTCCGCAACCTGGAGCACGCCGGTGACCCCTGGGGCCGTGGTTCGGGGGCCCGCACCGAATGGACCGCCGGGCTGGACTTCGAGGTGCGCACGCTGAACGGCGACCGCATCCCTGACGACCTGGAGTACCTGTTCTGGGTGGGCTGCGCCGGCGCCTTCGACGACCGGGCCCAGCGCACCAGCCGCGCGGTGGCTCAGCTGCTGCACACCGCCGGGGTCCGGTTCGCCGTCCTTGGCAGCGGCGAGACCTGCACCGGTGACCCGGCTCGGCGCATCGGCCACGAACTGCTCTTCCAGCAGCTCGCCGCGCAGAACGTCGAGACGCTCAACGGCGCGGGCGTACGCCGGATAGTGGCCACCTGCGCGCACTGCTTCAACACCCTGGCCAACGAATATCCGCAGTTGGGCGGCGACTACGAGGTCCTGCACCACACCCAGCTGCTGGCCCGGCTCGTCGCCGACGGCCGCCTCACCCCGGTGACGCCGGTCGACGCCACCGTCACCTATCACGACCCCTGCTATCTGGGCCGGCACAACCGGGTCTTCGTACCGCCGCGCGCGATCCTCGGTGACCTGCCCGGCGTCCGTCTCATGGAGCCCGAACACACCCGGGAGCGGTCCTTCTGCTGCGGCGCCGGCGGTGCCCGGATGTGGCTGGACGAGACGCTCGGCACCCGCATCAACGAGACCCGCACCGACGAACTGCTCGCCACCCGGCCGGACATCGTGGCGGCCGCCTGCCCGTACTGCGTCGACATGCTCGCCGACGGTGTGGCACTGCGCCAGGAACAGGACCGGGACGGCGGTCAGGTCGCGGTCATCGACGTGGCCGAGGTCCTGCTGCGATCGGTATCCGACCCCCTGCTCACGAACGAACCCGGAAGGGCGCAGCCATGA
- a CDS encoding acyl-CoA dehydrogenase family protein: MTTTTGLDRDTLHLMLSSLDDFLAQQLPESRRLELDRDDVCPEETVRGMCGDDLGVHLVFVPEEYGGLGGGAFDSYRICERMARIDIGVATSVFATFLGSDPILVGATPEQRKEWLGRIAEQGILFAYGATEPEAGSDLGALTTTATPVQSGGRLTGYRLTGRKQWISNGTVADVCTILALAPGGPSWFIVERGTPGFTASAPEDKHGIRLSDTAALFLDDVLVPAENLVGRVEGRGLVQAQQVFGYTRVMVAAFGLGGGWEALDRAIAYSASRAQGGAPLAEKQGYTHKLIVPHAVRLEAARAFVEETAARLDAGEGTDGALNTAGAIAKYLATEAGNAAAEAAIQAHGGYGYTRPYLVEKIKRDVRITTIYEGTSEILEMTIARDRWQQHLKSAGRYHRDDARDLAALPATSGGPIAALALDCLAAVLDACRTDRLTRNQHVLLRLGELIAWAECAGVLARRAAAAAAGTLPEKADRRFPTATLAAISRVFAREAALKVADEGLRLVLGAQPAPTGTDPAAALPLDRVRAAQTGLLADLDHIADALYDRIAPLEAAS, encoded by the coding sequence ATGACCACGACCACCGGCCTCGACCGGGACACCCTGCACCTGATGTTGTCCTCTCTCGACGACTTCCTCGCCCAGCAGTTGCCCGAGAGCCGGCGACTCGAACTGGACCGCGACGACGTGTGCCCCGAAGAGACCGTCCGCGGCATGTGCGGCGACGACCTCGGCGTCCACCTCGTGTTCGTCCCCGAGGAGTACGGCGGTCTGGGCGGCGGCGCGTTCGACTCGTACCGGATCTGCGAGCGGATGGCCCGCATCGACATCGGCGTCGCCACGTCGGTGTTCGCCACCTTCCTCGGCAGCGACCCGATCCTGGTCGGCGCCACCCCGGAGCAGCGCAAGGAGTGGCTCGGCCGGATCGCCGAACAGGGCATCCTGTTCGCCTACGGCGCCACCGAGCCGGAGGCGGGCAGCGACCTGGGCGCGCTGACCACAACCGCCACGCCGGTACAGAGCGGCGGACGGCTCACCGGGTACCGGCTGACCGGGCGCAAACAGTGGATCAGCAACGGGACCGTCGCGGACGTCTGCACGATCCTCGCGCTCGCGCCCGGTGGGCCGTCCTGGTTCATCGTCGAACGCGGCACCCCTGGCTTCACCGCCTCTGCGCCCGAGGACAAACACGGCATCCGGCTGTCCGACACCGCGGCGCTGTTCCTCGACGACGTGCTGGTGCCGGCGGAGAACCTGGTCGGCCGGGTCGAGGGCCGTGGGCTCGTCCAGGCGCAGCAGGTCTTCGGCTACACCCGGGTGATGGTCGCCGCGTTCGGGCTCGGCGGCGGCTGGGAGGCGCTCGACCGGGCCATCGCCTATTCCGCGAGCCGGGCCCAGGGCGGCGCGCCGCTCGCCGAGAAGCAGGGCTACACCCACAAGCTGATCGTCCCGCATGCGGTCCGGCTGGAGGCGGCACGCGCCTTCGTGGAGGAGACCGCCGCCCGCCTCGACGCCGGGGAGGGTACGGACGGGGCGCTGAACACCGCGGGCGCCATCGCGAAGTACCTGGCCACCGAGGCCGGCAACGCCGCTGCCGAGGCGGCGATCCAGGCGCACGGCGGGTACGGATACACCCGGCCCTACCTGGTCGAGAAGATCAAACGCGACGTCCGGATCACCACGATCTACGAGGGCACCTCGGAGATCCTCGAGATGACGATCGCCCGTGACCGGTGGCAGCAGCACCTCAAGAGCGCCGGCCGGTACCACCGCGACGACGCCCGAGACCTGGCCGCGCTGCCCGCAACCTCCGGCGGGCCGATCGCCGCCCTGGCACTGGACTGCCTGGCCGCGGTGCTGGACGCCTGCCGGACCGACAGGCTCACCCGCAACCAGCACGTCCTGTTGCGCCTGGGCGAGCTGATCGCCTGGGCGGAGTGCGCCGGCGTGCTCGCCCGCCGCGCCGCCGCGGCCGCTGCCGGGACCCTGCCGGAGAAGGCGGACCGGCGCTTCCCGACAGCCACTCTGGCGGCGATCAGCCGCGTCTTCGCCCGCGAGGCCGCGCTCAAGGTCGCCGACGAGGGGTTGCGGTTGGTCCTCGGGGCACAACCGGCGCCCACCGGCACGGACCCCGCCGCCGCGCTGCCGCTGGATCGGGTACGCGCCGCGCAGACCGGACTGCTCGCCGACCTCGACCACATCGCCGACGCACTGTACGACCGGATCGCACCTCTGGAGGCTGCGTCATGA